One genomic segment of Bacteroidota bacterium includes these proteins:
- a CDS encoding T9SS type A sorting domain-containing protein: QAEMNNASGKEIMLAKEIPETFSIGSYPNPFNPTTVINYALPENAQVELKVFNTLGQEVAALVNEVQEAGYKTVRFDANNLPSGVYYYRLVANAIPSGQAGSFVQTKKLMLIR; the protein is encoded by the coding sequence CAGGCAGAGATGAACAATGCGAGCGGCAAGGAGATAATGTTGGCGAAGGAAATTCCAGAGACATTTTCCATCGGTAGCTACCCGAATCCGTTCAACCCGACGACCGTAATTAACTATGCGCTTCCTGAAAATGCACAAGTCGAGCTCAAAGTGTTTAACACGCTTGGTCAGGAAGTGGCTGCATTGGTGAACGAGGTTCAAGAAGCAGGGTATAAAACCGTTCGATTCGATGCGAACAATCTCCCGAGCGGCGTGTATTACTATCGCCTTGTGGCAAATGCCATCCCTTCGGGACAAGCTGGTTCCTTTGTCCAGACCAAGAAACTTATGTTAATCAGGTAA